In Hydra vulgaris chromosome 06, alternate assembly HydraT2T_AEP, a genomic segment contains:
- the LOC136081260 gene encoding uncharacterized protein LOC136081260, with protein MELKLLQYSSKSTVRNGISDGEVMERLWSTLRRFSKITKEQTPLHKADTFSLGLLHYAQYSINALGRRLCARYDKALKLRDTTNIELEQTLKSVNVSNRDIIQSWIEAEIDMEEYRIQKIEKASDLESYALLLDDWWKLG; from the exons ATGGAATTAAAATTG ttgcaaTATTCTTCTAAATCAACTGTTAGGAATGGTATTTCAGACGGAGAGGTTATGGAGCGCCTGTGGTCTACCCTCAGACGGTTTTCAAAAATTACCAAAGAGCAAACTCCCCTTCATAAAGCAGACACATTTTCACTTGGTTTGCTTCATTATGCCCAATACTCTATTAATGCATTAG GTAGAAGACTTTGCGCTCGATATGATAAAGCTTTAAAACTTAGAGATACCACTAATATTGAACTTGAACAAACTTTAAAGTCTGTTAATG TTTCAAACAGAGATATTATTCAATCTTGGATAGAAGCAGAAATTGATATGGAAGAGTATAGAATTCAGAAAATAGAAAAAG caagtgATCTTGAATCTTATGCATTACTTTTGGATGATTGGTGGAAGCTGGGGTAA